The Pyrus communis chromosome 8, drPyrComm1.1, whole genome shotgun sequence region TAACATAAACAGTTTTGAGGCATAAATTAAAACAAGGACAAGATAACTACGTGACGTAATAAAGTAACGAACATATACGGTTCAGTTATAGCAATTTAAGGTTCACCATTTTACGTTTAAATTTAAGTATTATGTTACAATTTAGGTGATCATATAACATCCTGTCGTGCTTCGTAGTTTTCAAGAGTATAGACGCAAAGAATCAACCAAATTCAAGAGTTAAGAAACGAACCAATTAGCTCTTAGCTTAATGATACTTTTTTCGGTTGGTATCACAGATGGTGGGAGTCTCCAACTTGCTACCCCTTATCTTACGTATAATTTCTAGCAATACTCTTCTTTCATGCATTGCAGATGCTTAAGTTTTGTCATTTATGTTTTAAATCAATCAATTTCATCCTCCATGTTTTGACTTGCAATCAATATCGTCCTTACCGTTATGATACATAAAACTTTTCGTTAGTGTGCTGATATGACACATGGGCATCATAGAGAATCTCTAATTAAttatcctatatatatataccaccACCAAAGCTTCTGCCACGACAGtgttagattaaaaaaaaaaccctaatcggAGTTCACTCACTGTGTTTTCAATCTCTGCGTGTTCTGAATTTTCGAAAGGTTCAGTCTTTTACTTTTGTTCATAATTTTGTGACGATAAAAAGTCGTCGGTTTTGTTCGATTAGGGTTTCAGAAGTAGATTTTTAGATCAATCACTAGATCGTTGCCGATGATGAGAAGCATGAAGGCCACAAGCAACGACGACGTTTATGCGCATGTGTGTGGATTCATACTTCCTGCACATGGTCGTTCGTTGGGATGAGGAATGTGCCAATATGCTAAGCTGAGGACCCCCTttaatttctctttcttttaaACTCTGTTTTATCAAATCCTAATAGActgtttggtttccgagaaatTGCAAGAAAATAATTGGAACTTTATTCTTCTGGTTGAAGAATTTAGACTTCATGATGTTTCAATATAACACGTAAATCACTAAACTTTTTATCTTAAAACGACTTTGTAGAGTCCAAATCTAGCATGAATTATACTCAAACTGATGTCCCTCCAGGCTACGGGTGAGAGAGAGAAACTTATATGCGACGAGGATACTGTATTACAGCCTCGTGTGTCTCAATTGCACGTAGGTTGTGACAATGTGAGATTTTGTAGTCTGTTACTATTAAGTGTCTAATAGTTCAAATTTTGTTGCAATGATCCCAATGTGTTGAACTGATTTCATCGTGATTGGGTTTCAATGTTTGGATTCTAATTTCTTTGTTCCATGGTTCAGCATAATTGGAGCTTCCAAATCGCGCATGATGCGAGTTCACCCTTTTCATTGTTGTAAGTAACACTTGGATTAGATGCTAGTTCGACCTTTTCATTGTTGTAACTAACATGTCAATTAGTAACACTAAGTGATCATCATGCTTAAATAATTTCACCTCATCCAAGAACTGCAGTGATCTCATAGGCGGGGAATGATCAATCCCACTAATTCTGTGTGGCCAAAAGTATCATTGTTTAAAGAGTTGTTTGTGGTTTGTTACTTAAAGTGTCTAGAGGTTCAAATATCTTGCAATCAGGTCAATGTGTTGATTTCATTATGCTTATGTTTCAATGGGTGGATTCTAAATTATTGCTAGCTTCATTAGGGCTTGCAAACCGCGGACAATGCGAATTCACCCTTTTCATTCGTGTTAGTAACATATTTATTGGTAACACAACGTCGAGAACGATAGGATACCCCTAATTCATTTTGACCGGCGCTGGGTGGAGGATATCCAGATTATGATCCGTATGGGGCTTGTATCGAATCTATGTCTCCAACTGACTTCAACATTGGAGATTGCGCTAGTATTCACTAAGGAAGCCCGATGCTGCTATCTAATTGTGTCTAGTTTATGAACCTGTCATGCGGATTGACATTTTGTTGAAATTGCTTGACAGGTCCGCATGGCATGTCGATAAACTAGACACGATTACAATTGGCTCTATCGACTCGAATGACTTGATTGTAAGTTGTAAGTATAGAGCAGTGATTTAAGCTAGAATGGAAGGTAGAAAGATTGTGTGGTTTGACTTGCAGGTTTGGCTGTAAGAGTTGTTAGAAGTGTGTGCACATGAACTTAGAATATGCTTTGACTTCGAGGGTAAGTAAGCTCTCAAACCGCCTGCCGACATGCATCCGTTCCCCATTTCCCACTTCCGACGTTGATTTTGTTTAAATATAGTCAGCTGAAATACTTGTTTAGTTAGCTTTGGTATTCTATTCTCTATTAGGATTAGCTACATCTTTGCATTCTTACTTTGTTACCTTGATCGGGTGGTGGCTGCGGCGGTGCAACTGTGAGACAAAGCGTTATCGATGGGGCCTGGAGGAcctggtggaggaggaggaccgGGTGGTGGAGGTGGTTGGGGAGGCCCAGGTGGTGGTGGTCCGGGAGGAGGTGGATGGGGAGGCCCTGGGCCTGGAGGACCTGGCGGATGGGGTGGCCCTGGGCCTGGAGGACCTGGTGGCTGGGGCCCTGGCCCGGGAGGCCCTTGGGGTCCTGGTTTCATGGGAGGACCTGGCTTTTTTGGAGGGTTTGCTGATGGGTTATGCAGCATGATATCTTCTTGGTAATTATGATTTCTAAACGCACCTCTATTGCATTTTTGTTTCTGATCATTATTCTTATGCACCAGTTTGATGTTTATAtgatttgttattttttttactgcTTGCAAAGTTTATCGTTCCAGCGATTTTAACACTTCTCAATTAGCATCCCAAACTCTACTCGCGAATGCATAAAAGACAAGTGTTAAATTCGCTACCCCTTAAATATTCGAAGTTCAGAATTGACTCTGAAGTGTATTCTTGTTCTCATTGTTGGTGGAAAATTGGAATATTGCAGCTTCTACTGCTTGTGCTGCTGTGGTTTGCTGCAGGAATGCTTCGGCGGCGGTCCTCGTGGTGGATTTGGTCCTCCCGGAGGTGGCCCTCCCTTCTGAATCTTGTGATGCCAATTTGTTTTACTACTACACTGTCTATCTTATGAAGTGTGTTATTTGATTCAGTGACCCTGGTACATGTCGTGAATTCTGAATCATTTTGTTAAACTATTACTTTAAATAatcttgttctttaatttcttcCAAATTGACGATGTATTGATTGAGCAACCATGCTACAAAATCTAACAACCTTTATATCAAAGGAATTATGAGATAGAAATGCGTTCAACGTCTTGTTGAAAATGCTTATGTAGAAAGTGCTTCTGCTCTTAAGCATTTCGCTACAAGCACATAACTTTTACTGAAAATTCAAGTGCTATCAAGTAGGTTTAGTGTTATATCTATCGAACGTTGTTAGAAGTGTCATTTTACAAAGCACTTTACTTCTTCTGATCGATGAGGCTCAGAGGGATCTAGCACTGCCTAGTGCCTACAAGTTATAAATATTACTCTACGATTATTTCCTCCCCAAGTAGCGATTGATGCGTATTAGACAGGACTCGTGAAACCATCATCA contains the following coding sequences:
- the LOC137743539 gene encoding uncharacterized protein; this translates as MGPGGPGGGGGPGGGGGWGGPGGGGPGGGGWGGPGPGGPGGWGGPGPGGPGGWGPGPGGPWGPGFMGGPGFFGGFADGLCSMISSCFYCLCCCGLLQECFGGGPRGGFGPPGGGPPF